CCTTAGCTACCCGCGTCGAGCAACCCTTTCTTGCGGATGCGGACCCGAGTCTTAAGACCCGGTCCCTGGTAACCATTCGGGCGATGCGACGCGGGAGAAGGGTGCGGCGAGCCGTACTAAATTCCGGCCCCGCCAACGCGGGCCTAGATTGGGCCGGTCAGCCGCACCCAAACTCCACCCGCTCAACATACAAGGATTGGTGGCTTCCGCGCCGACCCCGTTTCGGCTCGGTCGCGACCAGTTGCAGGGAGACCTCAATGCCCGATCACGAAGCCATGGTGTCCGCGGTCCGCCAGTTGCTAATTGCCATTGGCGAAGACCCCGAACGCGATGGGTTGGCCGGCACCCCGGAACGGGTCGCGCGCATGTACGCCGAGCTTTTTTCCGGAATCGACGCCGATCCCGACGAAGTGCTCGACACCACTTTCGACCAACCGTTCGACGAGATGGTGCTGGTGCGCAACATCGGCGTTCAGTCAATGTGCGAACACCACCTCATGCCCTTCGTCGGCCACGCCAGCGTCGCCTACATTCCGGGCGAGCGCATCGTGGGACTGAGCAAGATCGCCCGCGTCGTGCGGTTGCTTTCACAGCGCCCCCAGGTCCAGGAACGGCTGACCATCCAGATCGCCGATTCGATCGAAAGGGTGCTCAAACCCCGCGGCGTGGCGGTGCGCATCGAAAGCGCTCACATGTGCATGAGCCTGCGCGGAATCAAGGACCCCGGCAGCACCATGGTCACAACCGTAACCCGCGGACTTTTCCGGACCAACCCCTCCACCCGCGCCGAATTCCTGGCCTCGGCGGCCAAGCCCGGCGAGCGCAGCGTCTAGCTACCCGAAAGCCGGTCCTGGCATTACGACCGCCGCCCGGCGCGGCGGCCGGGGGACACGGCCAGTTCGGCGCTTGCGGCAATTGGCGCCTTACGACTGTCCCGCATTCACTCCTGACCGCTATCCCGGGCCCACTGCAGCGGGTTCTGCTCCATAAATTCGCCCATCAGTTGCTTGGCCTCGTCAAGGTCCAGGTCAATGACCTCCACGCCATTACGGAGCATCAATTCATGCCCGGTGGGTACTGAGTAGCTCACCGACTCGGCTACGACGACCTTGTTGATTCCGAAAAGGACGAT
The Chloroflexota bacterium genome window above contains:
- the folE gene encoding GTP cyclohydrolase I FolE; this translates as MRRGRRVRRAVLNSGPANAGLDWAGQPHPNSTRSTYKDWWLPRRPRFGSVATSCRETSMPDHEAMVSAVRQLLIAIGEDPERDGLAGTPERVARMYAELFSGIDADPDEVLDTTFDQPFDEMVLVRNIGVQSMCEHHLMPFVGHASVAYIPGERIVGLSKIARVVRLLSQRPQVQERLTIQIADSIERVLKPRGVAVRIESAHMCMSLRGIKDPGSTMVTTVTRGLFRTNPSTRAEFLASAAKPGERSV